One window of the Chitinophagales bacterium genome contains the following:
- the rbfA gene encoding 30S ribosome-binding factor RbfA, translating into MSSRRQLKIGRLLQETLGEIFSRKGADYYGRALVSIISVNVTPDLLLARVNVSIYNVDDKEAVVTQLTQNKADIKKQLGQKLRNHFRKMPQLEFYLDNTLEEADRLERILKDLDKGEEQDNSDQ; encoded by the coding sequence ATGAGCAGCAGAAGACAATTAAAAATAGGAAGACTTCTACAGGAAACACTGGGCGAAATTTTCAGCAGAAAAGGAGCGGATTATTATGGCCGAGCTCTGGTGAGTATTATCAGTGTGAATGTAACCCCGGATTTGCTGTTGGCAAGAGTCAATGTAAGCATTTATAATGTGGACGATAAAGAAGCAGTTGTAACACAATTGACTCAAAACAAAGCGGATATTAAAAAGCAGTTGGGTCAAAAACTTAGAAATCATTTCAGGAAAATGCCGCAACTGGAATTTTATCTGGACAATACCCTTGAGGAAGCAGATCGTCTGGAGCGCATTCTCAAAGACCTGGACAAAGGGGAGGAACAGGACAATTCTGATCAATGA
- a CDS encoding FtsX-like permease family protein: MKPLALKIAWRYLFSKKSTNVINVITGVTMLGMGVGTMALVLVLSVFNGFEGLVISLYGEFNPDLRVESSRLKTFEADEDLLAKIEQVNGIEHISFTLEEKGILKNKENEFIAHIKGVDSNFEKVSEIGRNVVRGRFLNTESPELVLGSGIQSVLRVAVEDPLARLTVYLPKRGKTTGLSLNPSSAFNRKEIKPVGAFSIQQSFDNEYVLAPIDFLRDLLDYEYAATYAEIKIQENADADDVKQELQNVLGEDYLVKTRYEQNELLYKIMQTEKLAVFAILSFILLIAAFNIIGSLSMLVLEKKKDISILKVLGADAAWIRKLFLLEGFFTSLIGAGGGMIFGFVICLLQIQFGIVKLQGSGSFVIDAYPVDMQWPDFVMVAFLVIGISLIAAYLPAKRAAAMQS; the protein is encoded by the coding sequence ATGAAACCTCTGGCTTTAAAAATTGCCTGGAGATACCTTTTCTCCAAAAAATCCACGAATGTCATTAATGTCATTACGGGCGTCACTATGCTTGGTATGGGTGTGGGCACTATGGCCTTGGTATTGGTGCTTTCCGTATTCAATGGTTTTGAAGGGCTTGTGATTTCACTATATGGTGAATTCAATCCTGATCTTCGGGTAGAGAGCAGCCGGCTCAAGACTTTTGAGGCTGATGAAGATCTATTGGCAAAAATTGAGCAGGTAAACGGAATTGAGCACATTTCTTTCACCCTGGAAGAAAAAGGGATTCTCAAAAACAAGGAAAATGAATTTATTGCCCACATCAAAGGCGTGGATTCAAACTTTGAAAAGGTAAGTGAAATAGGGAGGAATGTAGTTCGTGGGCGCTTTTTGAATACTGAATCACCGGAATTGGTATTGGGCTCTGGCATTCAATCGGTTTTGAGGGTAGCCGTTGAAGACCCGTTGGCAAGGTTGACGGTTTATCTGCCCAAGAGAGGTAAAACCACCGGTCTTTCATTGAATCCCTCATCAGCATTTAATCGCAAAGAAATCAAACCGGTAGGGGCTTTTTCCATTCAGCAAAGTTTCGACAATGAATATGTGCTTGCTCCAATAGATTTTCTCAGAGACTTGCTGGATTATGAATATGCTGCAACTTATGCAGAAATTAAAATTCAGGAAAATGCGGATGCAGATGATGTGAAACAAGAGTTGCAAAATGTTCTGGGCGAGGATTACCTGGTAAAAACCCGCTATGAGCAAAACGAATTGCTTTATAAAATTATGCAGACGGAAAAACTGGCCGTTTTTGCCATTCTCTCTTTTATTCTTTTGATCGCTGCTTTCAATATTATTGGTTCACTTTCTATGCTGGTTTTGGAAAAGAAAAAAGACATATCCATTCTCAAGGTTTTGGGTGCAGATGCAGCCTGGATCAGGAAATTATTCCTCCTCGAAGGTTTTTTTACATCCTTAATTGGTGCAGGAGGAGGTATGATTTTTGGTTTTGTGATTTGTCTGCTGCAAATACAGTTTGGCATAGTGAAATTACAGGGCAGCGGTTCATTTGTGATTGATGCCTATCCGGTGGATATGCAATGGCCGGATTTTGTAATGGTGGCATTTTTGGTTATCGGTATCAGTCTGATTGCCGCATACCTGCCTGCTAAAAGGGCAGCTGCAATGCAAAGCTGA
- a CDS encoding glycosyltransferase family 4 protein encodes MELKKVLIITYYWPPSGGAAVQRWLKFSKYLRNFGWEPIIYTVENGEYPQYDSTLEKEVPEGITVLRKPALEPYSFYKKLTGKKKQSTLQPEIVTSSSKKNSLLENFAIWVRGNFFIPDARKFWIKPSVSYLKKYLAENPVDAIVSTSPPQSDHLIALELKKHFNIPWLADFRDPWTKVDYFDQLKLSKSAAAKHKALEQEVLKNTDKVLTVSYAWAEDFRELGTKDVSVITNGYDTADLPKVKPELDSAFSIAHIGNISSERVHEVLFKCLSKLKKENADFAEKFQLKLIGSVESSFMGFLKQYELENNTNHTEAVSHKKAVEETCKAQVLLLLLGSENKSRGRIPLKVFEYLAAQRPIIGIGPKDSDVARIIENSKAGKMLDSNDENTLAELLNSYFEQFQKQNLKVDASGTDQFSRKKLTGDLAKILDGLSKN; translated from the coding sequence ATGGAATTGAAAAAAGTCCTGATCATAACTTATTATTGGCCGCCAAGCGGTGGTGCTGCCGTTCAACGTTGGTTGAAGTTCAGCAAATACCTGCGCAATTTCGGCTGGGAACCGATCATTTACACTGTTGAAAATGGAGAGTATCCGCAATATGACTCAACACTTGAAAAAGAAGTGCCGGAGGGCATTACTGTTTTGCGAAAACCCGCTTTGGAACCTTATTCCTTTTACAAAAAACTCACAGGCAAAAAAAAGCAAAGCACTTTGCAACCCGAGATTGTTACTTCCAGCAGCAAGAAAAATTCATTGTTGGAAAACTTTGCCATCTGGGTGCGTGGCAATTTCTTTATTCCCGATGCGCGTAAATTCTGGATCAAGCCCTCAGTCAGCTATTTGAAAAAATACTTAGCGGAAAACCCTGTTGATGCGATTGTCTCCACCAGCCCGCCACAGTCAGATCACCTGATAGCACTGGAATTGAAGAAACATTTCAATATCCCCTGGCTGGCGGATTTTCGAGATCCCTGGACCAAAGTGGATTATTTCGATCAATTGAAACTCAGCAAAAGTGCAGCAGCCAAACACAAAGCCCTGGAACAGGAAGTGCTAAAAAATACCGACAAAGTGCTTACCGTAAGTTATGCCTGGGCAGAAGATTTCAGGGAATTGGGCACAAAGGATGTCTCTGTAATTACCAATGGCTATGATACTGCTGACCTGCCCAAAGTAAAACCGGAGCTGGATAGCGCATTTAGCATAGCCCATATTGGCAACATCAGTAGTGAAAGAGTGCATGAAGTGCTTTTCAAATGTCTTTCAAAATTGAAAAAGGAAAATGCAGATTTTGCCGAGAAATTTCAGCTCAAATTAATCGGTTCGGTTGAATCTTCCTTTATGGGTTTTCTGAAGCAGTACGAACTGGAAAATAATACAAACCATACGGAAGCAGTCTCGCACAAAAAGGCAGTAGAAGAAACCTGCAAAGCACAGGTATTGCTCCTGTTGCTCGGCTCCGAAAACAAATCCAGGGGACGAATTCCCCTGAAGGTATTTGAATACCTTGCTGCCCAGCGCCCCATTATCGGCATTGGCCCAAAAGACAGTGATGTGGCGAGAATCATTGAAAATAGTAAAGCCGGAAAAATGCTGGATTCCAATGATGAAAATACCCTGGCAGAACTGCTCAACTCCTATTTTGAGCAATTCCAAAAGCAAAATTTAAAAGTAGATGCTTCTGGAACGGATCAGTTTTCGCGTAAAAAACTTACGGGGGATCTGGCTAAAATACTGGATGGACTTTCAAAAAACTAA
- a CDS encoding acyl-CoA dehydrogenase family protein, translated as MKTANNNVLQGGQFLINSGQYEDFFITEEWNEEQLMIASTVKEFCIKEIQDKFFERGREYNVTDEADKAEVLKLLKKAGELGLCGVSIPEKYGGMGLDFKTNTLFSSVISNGFSFATTLGAQTSIGSLPIVYYGNDAQKEKYLPKIATGEYVAAYALTEPGAGSDANSGKTRAKLNEDKSHYLLNGQKIWITNGGFADVYVVFAKIEDDKDLSAFIVERNFPGFSTGPEEKKMGIKGSSTVQIYFDDCKVPAGNLLGERGAGFKMALNILNGGRIKAGAGGIGGAQLVLNQAVPFAIERKQFNQSISEFGAIQYKIGSIAAEAFCCEAAVYRTVDKIDRLTEKLLKEGKSDNEAKLGGLREFAIEASIIKVKGSELVCLATDEGIQIYGGMGYAVETGMEMGYRDARITKIYEGTNEVNRMLAVGELSKRAVITKELDLISAGKKIPGFVFKQILPFKSSSNYAAEKRLVQGLKNTFLMVSGAAGKKLGKKLVDEQEIVLNFYDILAEAYVCDSVLMKIEKLEKTERNKGEKFQVQKSAMQLYLYVAANTAKRAAHEAIDSFANGLQKSMLKKLVNIMLPAYPVNPKELRRKVARYIIDKKGYAL; from the coding sequence TTGAAAACAGCAAACAATAATGTTTTACAGGGCGGACAATTTCTGATCAATTCAGGCCAGTACGAAGATTTTTTCATTACAGAGGAATGGAATGAGGAGCAATTGATGATTGCCTCTACGGTCAAGGAATTTTGCATTAAGGAAATTCAGGATAAATTTTTCGAAAGAGGAAGGGAATACAATGTAACAGATGAGGCCGACAAAGCAGAAGTATTGAAACTCCTGAAGAAAGCCGGTGAGCTGGGACTTTGCGGAGTAAGTATTCCTGAAAAATACGGAGGCATGGGGCTGGATTTCAAGACCAATACCCTGTTTTCATCTGTGATCTCCAATGGCTTTTCATTTGCCACTACACTGGGCGCGCAAACCTCTATCGGTTCCCTGCCCATAGTCTATTACGGCAATGATGCCCAAAAGGAAAAATACCTGCCCAAAATTGCTACTGGCGAATATGTGGCAGCTTATGCCCTGACTGAACCCGGAGCCGGGTCGGATGCCAATTCGGGAAAAACCCGCGCCAAATTGAACGAGGACAAAAGCCATTACCTGCTCAATGGTCAGAAAATCTGGATTACCAATGGAGGATTTGCCGATGTATATGTGGTGTTTGCCAAAATAGAGGACGATAAAGACCTGTCGGCATTTATTGTGGAGCGGAATTTTCCGGGTTTTTCCACCGGACCGGAAGAAAAGAAAATGGGCATTAAAGGCTCCTCTACCGTTCAAATTTATTTTGACGACTGCAAAGTACCTGCTGGAAATCTGCTGGGCGAAAGAGGTGCAGGCTTTAAAATGGCCTTGAATATTTTGAATGGCGGAAGAATAAAAGCAGGTGCCGGTGGTATTGGCGGTGCACAATTGGTTTTGAACCAGGCCGTGCCCTTTGCCATTGAGCGCAAACAGTTTAATCAATCCATTTCTGAATTTGGTGCCATCCAATACAAAATCGGAAGCATTGCAGCAGAAGCTTTTTGTTGCGAAGCAGCGGTATATCGCACCGTAGATAAAATAGACCGATTGACTGAAAAATTGCTGAAAGAGGGCAAAAGCGATAATGAAGCTAAACTGGGCGGTTTGCGGGAATTTGCCATTGAGGCCTCCATTATAAAAGTGAAAGGATCAGAGCTGGTTTGCCTGGCTACTGATGAGGGCATACAAATATATGGAGGCATGGGCTATGCCGTGGAAACCGGGATGGAAATGGGCTATCGCGATGCGCGCATCACCAAAATTTACGAAGGCACGAATGAGGTCAACCGGATGCTGGCCGTGGGCGAACTGAGCAAAAGAGCGGTAATCACCAAAGAGCTGGATTTGATCAGCGCGGGGAAGAAAATCCCCGGATTTGTATTCAAACAAATTTTACCTTTTAAATCAAGCAGCAATTACGCTGCGGAGAAAAGACTGGTTCAGGGATTGAAAAATACTTTTCTCATGGTATCGGGAGCTGCCGGTAAAAAGCTGGGCAAGAAACTGGTAGATGAGCAGGAAATCGTTTTGAATTTCTATGATATTCTTGCCGAAGCATACGTTTGCGACAGTGTGCTGATGAAAATTGAAAAACTGGAGAAAACCGAAAGGAACAAGGGCGAAAAATTCCAGGTCCAAAAATCGGCCATGCAGCTCTATTTATATGTAGCTGCCAATACAGCAAAACGAGCAGCACATGAGGCCATAGATAGTTTTGCCAATGGCTTGCAAAAATCCATGCTGAAAAAACTGGTGAATATTATGCTGCCCGCCTACCCCGTAAATCCTAAAGAATTGCGCAGAAAAGTAGCCCGCTACATTATTGATAAAAAAGGCTATGCTTTATAA
- a CDS encoding DUF3817 domain-containing protein has protein sequence MDFFKWTGRIEGLSFLFLLFVAMPIKYVWGNPMVVKYAGWAHGVLFMLYIGVALYVYVEYKWKFSKLLLAGIASVTPFGPWIFEKRLLGK, from the coding sequence ATGGATTTTTTCAAGTGGACAGGGCGAATTGAAGGGTTATCCTTTCTGTTTTTATTATTTGTAGCCATGCCCATAAAATATGTATGGGGCAATCCCATGGTGGTGAAATACGCAGGATGGGCACATGGCGTATTGTTTATGCTCTATATCGGGGTAGCATTGTATGTTTATGTTGAATACAAATGGAAATTTAGCAAACTCCTTTTAGCTGGAATCGCCAGTGTTACCCCATTTGGTCCCTGGATTTTTGAAAAGCGGTTGTTGGGAAAATAA
- a CDS encoding TonB-dependent receptor — protein MKNILFVCLILLGAMDFAHSQILSIQDGESGRPLEMATISSKNPQAFETTNSKGQADISEFEGAEKIHIRILGYKTVETSYAALQQKNFQLELNATGITMDAVVISGSRWKQSNRDVPSKIISISKKDVALQNPQTAADLLGTSDAVFIQKSQQGGGSPMIRGFSTNRLLYTVDGVRMNTAIFRSGNLQNVISLDPFAMESTEVFFGPGSVIYGSDAIGGVMAFQTLTPELSLNDKPLIGGSAVMRYATANQEKTGHFHVNVGGKKWASVSSISFNDYGDLRMGSNGPEEYLRHEYVQRQNGMDVVISNEDSKVQKPSGYSQINMMQKFRFKPNEKWDFQYGFHYSATSEYGRYDRHLRTRNGLPRYGEWSYGPQKWMMNNLNITNTSNNKAYDEMSIRLAHQAFEESRISRNFNSPDRETRIEKVNAYSGNIDFIKSIGSRNKLFYGVEGVYNDVNSTGINEDIVAGTSSPGASRYPQASWASYAAYVSNQFRVSEKILLQAGLRYNHILIDAEFDTAFYPFPFTEANLSNGALTGSFGVVCRPNSNWVISSNFATAFRSPNVDDMGKVFDSEPGAVVVPNPDLSAEYAYNIDLGIAKIFGDVVKIDVTGYYTHLRNALVRRDYVLNGQDSIFYENTLSQVQAIQNAAVANVYGVQAGLEVKFLAGVSFSSNFNYQMGEEELDDGTTSASRHAPPMFGVSRLNYRYKNLSLQFYAVYSAARKFEDMPVDEVGKTEIYATDENGNPWSPGWYTLNFKALYQITDFLSVSAGLENLSDQRYRPYSSGLTAPGRNFILSLRASF, from the coding sequence ATGAAAAATATTTTATTCGTGTGCTTGATTTTATTGGGAGCAATGGATTTTGCCCATTCCCAAATATTAAGCATACAAGATGGGGAAAGTGGACGCCCTTTGGAAATGGCAACAATATCCAGCAAAAACCCACAGGCTTTTGAAACCACCAATTCAAAAGGACAGGCTGATATTTCAGAATTTGAAGGCGCGGAAAAAATTCACATCCGCATATTGGGCTACAAAACGGTGGAGACAAGCTATGCAGCATTGCAGCAGAAGAATTTCCAATTGGAATTGAATGCTACGGGCATTACAATGGATGCCGTAGTAATTTCTGGAAGCAGATGGAAGCAAAGCAACAGGGATGTGCCTTCCAAAATAATCAGCATTTCCAAAAAAGATGTGGCGCTGCAAAATCCGCAAACGGCTGCCGATTTGCTTGGTACCTCTGATGCGGTTTTTATTCAAAAAAGTCAGCAGGGTGGAGGAAGCCCCATGATCCGGGGGTTTTCTACCAATCGCCTGTTGTACACCGTAGATGGTGTGCGCATGAACACGGCTATTTTTCGCAGCGGCAATCTCCAAAATGTAATTTCGCTCGACCCCTTTGCCATGGAAAGTACCGAAGTATTTTTTGGACCCGGCTCTGTCATTTACGGCAGCGATGCCATTGGCGGAGTGATGGCTTTTCAGACCTTGACTCCTGAGCTGTCCCTTAACGACAAACCCCTGATCGGTGGAAGTGCAGTAATGCGCTATGCCACGGCCAATCAGGAGAAAACCGGGCATTTCCATGTGAATGTGGGCGGCAAAAAGTGGGCATCGGTCAGTAGCATCAGTTTTAATGACTATGGAGATTTGCGTATGGGCAGCAATGGGCCAGAGGAATACCTGAGGCATGAATATGTGCAAAGACAAAATGGAATGGATGTGGTCATCAGCAATGAGGATTCTAAAGTGCAAAAGCCATCTGGCTATTCGCAGATCAATATGATGCAGAAATTCCGCTTTAAGCCCAATGAAAAATGGGACTTCCAATATGGGTTCCATTATTCGGCCACCTCTGAATACGGCCGCTACGACCGGCATTTGAGGACAAGAAATGGTTTACCCCGATATGGCGAATGGAGCTATGGCCCGCAAAAGTGGATGATGAATAACCTAAACATCACCAACACTTCAAATAACAAGGCCTATGATGAAATGAGCATCCGATTGGCGCATCAGGCCTTTGAGGAAAGCCGCATCAGTCGCAATTTCAATAGTCCAGATCGAGAAACGAGAATAGAAAAGGTAAATGCCTATTCTGGAAATATTGATTTTATAAAATCCATTGGCAGCAGGAACAAGCTCTTTTATGGAGTGGAAGGCGTTTACAACGATGTCAACTCCACCGGGATCAATGAGGATATTGTGGCTGGAACGAGCAGTCCCGGTGCTTCCCGCTATCCACAGGCAAGCTGGGCTTCTTATGCCGCTTATGTTTCCAATCAATTTAGGGTTTCCGAGAAAATATTGTTGCAGGCAGGCTTGCGCTACAATCACATTTTGATCGATGCCGAGTTTGATACGGCATTTTATCCCTTTCCATTTACCGAGGCCAATTTGAGCAATGGCGCATTGACCGGAAGTTTTGGTGTGGTTTGTCGTCCCAATTCCAATTGGGTGATCAGCAGTAATTTTGCCACGGCATTCCGCTCGCCCAATGTAGATGATATGGGAAAAGTATTCGATTCAGAACCCGGTGCAGTGGTTGTTCCCAATCCAGATTTATCTGCCGAATATGCTTATAATATTGACCTCGGCATTGCCAAGATTTTTGGCGATGTGGTGAAAATTGATGTAACGGGCTATTATACGCATTTGCGCAATGCCCTGGTTAGGCGCGATTATGTGCTGAATGGTCAGGACAGTATTTTTTATGAAAATACGCTGAGCCAGGTGCAGGCCATTCAAAATGCTGCGGTGGCCAATGTATATGGCGTACAAGCTGGACTTGAGGTGAAATTTCTGGCAGGTGTGAGTTTTTCTTCCAATTTCAATTACCAAATGGGCGAAGAAGAATTGGACGATGGAACTACAAGCGCATCAAGACATGCACCGCCCATGTTTGGGGTTTCACGGCTCAATTATCGCTACAAAAACCTGAGCTTGCAATTTTATGCGGTGTATAGTGCTGCAAGAAAATTTGAGGATATGCCGGTAGATGAAGTTGGCAAAACAGAAATTTATGCCACGGATGAAAATGGCAATCCATGGTCACCGGGCTGGTACACTTTGAATTTTAAGGCACTGTATCAAATCACCGATTTCCTTTCTGTTAGTGCAGGATTGGAAAACTTGAGCGATCAACGCTATCGCCCATACAGTTCTGGGCTTACAGCTCCGGGCAGGAATTTTATTTTGTCTTTGAGAGCGAGTTTTTAA
- a CDS encoding Ig-like domain-containing protein — protein sequence MLNFVELYKTQKHSLDFHINNSFGNIRNYFKTFTQVKTIFSLFFLFYFTINTIDLSAATEKYRIMWRDDPSTTICVGWSQIGGGNATVYYDTTDYGGNLSAFQFSHGVDRSTNYKGMDHRFSRISGLQPNTAYYFYIEDADGPSQIFWFKTVPDHSYETLSIVAGGDSRNNRTPRQKANYMVSRLRPHAVFFGGDMTDGNSNGEWQDWLDDWQLTIGSDGRMIPIIAARGNHEFSNNDIIDIFDTPGGDVYYALSFGGDLLRAYTLNSMIFAGGAQNSWLDNDLTAHSQSIWKMAQYHLPTRPHVSSKFDNPIQYASWAQTFYNHNVQLAVECDAHCVKTTWPVIPDTGPGSDEGFLRDDLNGTVYTGEGCWGAPTRSADDTKSWTRSSGSFNQFKWILIDRYKMEIRTIKVDNAYTVGMVDDEDLCKMPNNLDVWDPGNGDKVVVIENPDLKAPDIGLIQPENGLFFVDTYPIQFKATASDNNGSGINYVEFLANNQSIGRDSAAPYSIKWTAPAFGNYMIRAKAVDNNGETKKSECRDIAVGVSEGYSYILNTDDDAEELQYNNSMILNSDVLKIVESASVQKVGLRFSGLSLPKDAQLIEARIVFTASHTDASPANINIKAQRSASAPSFSGNLFDIYFRQLTQANVNWQPYPWTNVGSTYSTPDLSNVIQEVQNLGAWNENSPLVFVLSGSGTRRAVSFDGNTDLAPRLYLKYDYGNNRAPELGPDQEICSGQSIILDAGNRFNLYEWNGNTLQNLPTLTVSNTGFNEVWVRSGLNNQVVAYDSVSVEQINLSVLNLGADQLICRGDSLLLASNNVYDTYQWSTGDASEMVKVGNEGFYKLTAAIGACETSDSVQVGFFPEQSIPLPGDTLIQNDSQFVLDAGNPAFVDYQWSDGTFGAAITIDAPGTYTLTATDSNNCEYYKSVVVNADILASTIEEKTIEAEIFPNPVSDKLFVQLKGDLTNRIKEIGIYTADGRMLKNFQDFSEKNIELDLSTLNSGIYFLVLRSADEQLNKKIVKLRVCSEDLKP from the coding sequence TTGCTTAATTTTGTTGAACTATATAAAACCCAAAAGCATTCTTTGGACTTTCATATCAATAATTCCTTTGGCAATATTCGCAACTATTTTAAAACATTTACCCAGGTGAAAACTATTTTCTCACTTTTTTTTCTTTTCTATTTTACAATTAACACAATAGATTTAAGTGCTGCTACTGAAAAGTACCGTATTATGTGGCGGGACGATCCTTCTACAACTATTTGTGTTGGTTGGTCGCAAATTGGTGGAGGAAATGCTACCGTGTATTATGACACTACTGATTACGGGGGCAATCTTTCAGCTTTTCAATTTTCGCATGGAGTGGACAGGAGCACCAACTATAAAGGCATGGACCACCGTTTTTCAAGAATCAGTGGCTTGCAGCCCAATACGGCCTATTATTTTTACATAGAAGATGCAGATGGACCCAGCCAGATTTTTTGGTTTAAAACCGTGCCTGATCATTCTTATGAAACGCTTTCTATAGTTGCTGGAGGAGATTCACGAAACAACCGTACGCCTCGACAAAAGGCCAATTATATGGTGAGTAGGCTTAGGCCTCATGCCGTGTTTTTTGGTGGGGATATGACAGATGGCAATTCCAACGGGGAATGGCAGGATTGGTTAGACGATTGGCAATTGACAATTGGTTCTGACGGGCGTATGATTCCAATTATTGCGGCAAGGGGAAACCACGAATTTTCCAATAATGATATTATAGATATTTTTGACACACCTGGTGGGGATGTTTATTATGCGCTTAGTTTTGGTGGGGATTTACTCAGGGCATATACTCTGAACAGTATGATATTTGCCGGGGGCGCACAAAATTCCTGGTTGGACAATGATTTAACTGCTCATTCGCAGAGCATATGGAAAATGGCACAATATCATTTACCAACCCGTCCACACGTTTCCTCTAAATTTGACAATCCCATTCAATATGCCAGCTGGGCGCAGACTTTTTACAATCACAATGTGCAATTGGCTGTAGAATGTGACGCGCATTGCGTGAAAACAACCTGGCCGGTGATTCCCGATACAGGGCCAGGCAGCGATGAGGGTTTTTTAAGGGATGATTTAAATGGCACGGTTTATACTGGTGAAGGTTGTTGGGGAGCACCTACAAGGTCTGCAGATGACACCAAATCATGGACGCGCAGTTCCGGGAGCTTCAACCAATTTAAATGGATATTGATAGACCGCTATAAAATGGAAATCCGAACCATTAAAGTGGACAATGCTTATACAGTTGGGATGGTAGATGACGAAGACCTGTGCAAAATGCCCAATAACCTTGATGTTTGGGATCCGGGCAATGGAGACAAAGTAGTTGTGATTGAAAATCCCGATTTAAAAGCCCCGGATATTGGACTCATTCAACCCGAAAATGGGCTTTTTTTTGTCGATACGTATCCCATCCAATTTAAAGCAACAGCATCTGACAATAATGGAAGTGGAATTAATTATGTAGAGTTTTTGGCAAACAATCAATCCATTGGTAGGGATTCTGCTGCACCATATAGTATTAAATGGACAGCTCCTGCTTTTGGAAATTATATGATCCGGGCAAAGGCAGTTGACAATAATGGCGAAACCAAGAAGTCTGAATGCAGGGATATAGCAGTGGGTGTTTCAGAAGGCTACAGCTATATATTGAATACTGATGACGATGCCGAGGAATTGCAGTACAACAACTCCATGATTTTGAATTCTGATGTATTGAAAATTGTGGAATCGGCTTCTGTTCAAAAAGTTGGCCTTCGTTTTTCAGGGCTTAGCCTGCCCAAAGATGCACAGCTAATTGAAGCCAGGATTGTTTTTACAGCGAGCCATACGGATGCATCACCTGCCAATATCAATATCAAAGCCCAGCGATCTGCTTCAGCCCCTTCTTTTTCAGGCAACTTGTTTGATATTTATTTCAGACAGTTGACACAGGCAAATGTTAACTGGCAGCCCTATCCCTGGACCAATGTAGGTTCAACATACAGCACCCCTGATTTGAGCAATGTAATTCAGGAAGTACAAAACCTGGGCGCATGGAACGAAAACAGTCCTTTGGTTTTTGTGCTGAGCGGAAGCGGAACCCGCAGGGCAGTGTCATTTGATGGCAATACTGATTTGGCACCACGGCTTTATTTAAAGTATGATTATGGAAACAACAGGGCGCCAGAACTCGGTCCTGATCAGGAAATATGTTCCGGGCAATCGATTATACTTGATGCGGGAAACCGTTTTAACCTGTATGAATGGAATGGGAATACCCTTCAGAATCTTCCAACTTTAACGGTCTCAAACACTGGATTCAATGAAGTTTGGGTGAGAAGTGGCCTGAACAACCAGGTCGTTGCTTACGATTCGGTAAGTGTAGAACAAATAAATTTGTCGGTATTAAATCTCGGTGCAGATCAGTTAATATGCCGGGGAGATTCATTATTGCTTGCTTCAAATAATGTGTATGATACTTATCAATGGAGCACAGGTGATGCTTCTGAAATGGTAAAAGTTGGAAATGAAGGTTTTTACAAACTAACAGCAGCTATTGGCGCATGCGAAACTTCTGATTCAGTACAGGTCGGTTTTTTTCCGGAGCAAAGCATTCCATTGCCCGGTGATACGCTGATTCAAAATGACAGCCAGTTTGTACTTGATGCCGGCAACCCTGCTTTTGTTGATTATCAGTGGTCGGACGGGACTTTTGGTGCTGCTATAACTATTGACGCTCCGGGTACTTACACACTTACGGCAACAGATTCCAATAATTGTGAGTATTATAAAAGTGTGGTTGTAAATGCAGATATCCTGGCAAGTACAATTGAAGAGAAAACAATAGAAGCAGAAATATTCCCCAACCCTGTAAGTGATAAATTATTCGTTCAGCTGAAAGGGGATTTAACAAACCGTATTAAAGAGATTGGAATTTACACTGCCGATGGCCGGATGCTTAAAAACTTTCAAGACTTTTCAGAAAAAAACATTGAGCTGGATTTAAGCACTTTGAATTCCGGTATTTACTTTCTTGTACTTAGAAGTGCTGATGAACAGCTGAATAAAAAAATTGTTAAGCTTCGAGTTTGTTCTGAAGACTTAAAACCATGA